Proteins encoded in a region of the Aythya fuligula isolate bAytFul2 chromosome 13, bAytFul2.pri, whole genome shotgun sequence genome:
- the IGBP1 gene encoding immunoglobulin-binding protein 1 isoform X1 has translation MAELPGGGARLPELLATGWRLWEEVDAGTEPSSGAPAVQEKVRQGLGALRQAAAMVAELELFSENEELDEVASADLRYLAVPALLGALTLRQVDASRRREHLEAARAHFCRFLQLCRAYGLSAAPPPAAPGAEEEEDEEEKEEAGSTGARGPAAQRSLLAMAAGRQAKIERYKQKKELENRLASMRTFVDSGQADEDQIREFYLLQIQKWVNISFEEIESIDHEMVILRNRDAAKQSSAPPHGTARQVRAPLKPFILTRDVVQSKVFGAGYPSLPTMTVNDWYDQRRREEAMHGPSAPQKPSADTADEELQKQQQEKKEEEDDEEALKKARDWDDWKDTHPRGYGNRQNMG, from the exons ATGGCGGAGCtgcccggcggcggggcgcggctGCCGGAGCTGCTGGCCACGGGCTGGCGGCTGTGGGAGGAGGTGGATGCCGGCACCGAGCCGTCCTCGGGGGCTCCGGCCGTGCAGGAGAAGGTGCGGCAGGGGCTGGGCGCGCTGCGGCAGGCGGCCGCTATGGTGGCGGAGCTGGAGCTCTTCAG CGAGAACGAGGAGCTGGACGAGGTGGCGTCGGCCGACCTGAGGTACCTGGCGGTGCCCGCCCTGCTGGGCGCCCTCACCCTGCGGCAGGTGGACGCCAGCCGCCGGCGGGAGCACCTGGAGGCGGCCCGGGCCCATTTCTGCcgcttcctgcagctctgccggGCCTACGGGCTcagcgccgccccgccgcccgccgccccgggggccgaggaggaggaggacgaggaggagaaggaggaggccGGCAGCACCGGtgcccgcggccccgccgcccagCGCAGCCTGCTGGCTATGGCCGCCGGCCGGCAGGCCAAGATCGAGAG GTACAAGCAGAAGAAGGAACTGGAGAACAGGCTGGCCTCTATGAGAACCTTTGTGGACAGTGGGCAGGCAGATGAGGATCAGATACGGGAATTCTACCTACTGCAAATCCAGAAATGGGTCAACATCAGCTTTGAGGAAATTGAGAGCATtgaccatgaaatggtaatCCTGAGGAACAGAGATGCAGCGAAACAG TCTTCAGCACCACCTCACGGTACTGCCCGGCAAGTCAGAGCTCCACTGAAACCTTTCATTCTTACCCGGGACGTTGTTCAGTCtaa GGTGTTTGGTGCTGGCTATCCTAGCCTCCCGACTATGACCGTAAATGATTGGTATGACCAGCGCAGGAGGGAAGAAGCAATGCATGGTCCGAGTGCACCTCAGAAGCCATCAG CAGATACAGCTGATGAAGagttgcagaagcagcagcaggagaaaaaggaggaggaggacgatgAGGAAGCTCTTAAAAAAGCTCGAGACTGGGATGACTGGAAAGATACACACCCGAGAGGCTACGGCAATCGGCAGAACATGGGCTga
- the IGBP1 gene encoding immunoglobulin-binding protein 1 isoform X2 — MAELPGGGARLPELLATGWRLWEEVDAGTEPSSGAPAVQEKVRQGLGALRQAAAMVAELELFSENEELDEVASADLRYLAVPALLGALTLRQVDASRRREHLEAARAHFCRFLQLCRAYGLSAAPPPAAPGAEEEEDEEEKEEAGSTGARGPAAQRSLLAMAAGRQAKIERYKQKKELENRLASMRTFVDSGQADEDQIREFYLLQIQKWVNISFEEIESIDHEMVILRNRDAAKQSSAPPHGTARQVRAPLKPFILTRDVVQSKVFGAGYPSLPTMTVNDWYDQRRREEAMHGPSAPQKPSDTADEELQKQQQEKKEEEDDEEALKKARDWDDWKDTHPRGYGNRQNMG, encoded by the exons ATGGCGGAGCtgcccggcggcggggcgcggctGCCGGAGCTGCTGGCCACGGGCTGGCGGCTGTGGGAGGAGGTGGATGCCGGCACCGAGCCGTCCTCGGGGGCTCCGGCCGTGCAGGAGAAGGTGCGGCAGGGGCTGGGCGCGCTGCGGCAGGCGGCCGCTATGGTGGCGGAGCTGGAGCTCTTCAG CGAGAACGAGGAGCTGGACGAGGTGGCGTCGGCCGACCTGAGGTACCTGGCGGTGCCCGCCCTGCTGGGCGCCCTCACCCTGCGGCAGGTGGACGCCAGCCGCCGGCGGGAGCACCTGGAGGCGGCCCGGGCCCATTTCTGCcgcttcctgcagctctgccggGCCTACGGGCTcagcgccgccccgccgcccgccgccccgggggccgaggaggaggaggacgaggaggagaaggaggaggccGGCAGCACCGGtgcccgcggccccgccgcccagCGCAGCCTGCTGGCTATGGCCGCCGGCCGGCAGGCCAAGATCGAGAG GTACAAGCAGAAGAAGGAACTGGAGAACAGGCTGGCCTCTATGAGAACCTTTGTGGACAGTGGGCAGGCAGATGAGGATCAGATACGGGAATTCTACCTACTGCAAATCCAGAAATGGGTCAACATCAGCTTTGAGGAAATTGAGAGCATtgaccatgaaatggtaatCCTGAGGAACAGAGATGCAGCGAAACAG TCTTCAGCACCACCTCACGGTACTGCCCGGCAAGTCAGAGCTCCACTGAAACCTTTCATTCTTACCCGGGACGTTGTTCAGTCtaa GGTGTTTGGTGCTGGCTATCCTAGCCTCCCGACTATGACCGTAAATGATTGGTATGACCAGCGCAGGAGGGAAGAAGCAATGCATGGTCCGAGTGCACCTCAGAAGCCATCAG ATACAGCTGATGAAGagttgcagaagcagcagcaggagaaaaaggaggaggaggacgatgAGGAAGCTCTTAAAAAAGCTCGAGACTGGGATGACTGGAAAGATACACACCCGAGAGGCTACGGCAATCGGCAGAACATGGGCTga